A single genomic interval of Microbacterium sp. BLY harbors:
- a CDS encoding M57 family metalloprotease, translated as MRFTRKLALAATAAAALSLSAVIPATAATPDDAAPSYQEFAASTYRDVDGSYVVNGDEVISNKKELREFYDRLVGPETPIDGLIVNTVNNIDDKWSASQVANLTYCVSTKFGSRHADVVRAMEGGAALWESASSRIDFRYVSSADANCTTRNNAVVFSVEPVQTTQYIARAFFPSTPARQQNVLIDDSIWSAGAWTPTNVLGHELGHVLGFRHEHTRPEAGTCFEDNNWRPLTPYDSSSIMHYPQCNGSSADLSMTAADRAGVVSLYGN; from the coding sequence ATGCGATTCACCAGAAAACTCGCGCTCGCCGCCACCGCGGCGGCCGCGCTCAGCCTCAGCGCGGTCATCCCCGCCACGGCCGCAACTCCGGACGACGCCGCGCCCTCGTACCAGGAGTTCGCGGCCTCGACCTATCGGGACGTCGACGGCAGCTACGTCGTCAACGGCGATGAGGTGATCTCGAACAAGAAGGAGCTGCGCGAGTTCTACGACCGCCTCGTCGGACCGGAGACCCCCATCGACGGGCTCATCGTCAACACGGTCAACAACATCGACGACAAGTGGTCGGCCTCCCAGGTGGCGAATCTGACCTACTGCGTGAGCACCAAGTTCGGCAGCCGCCATGCGGACGTCGTCCGGGCGATGGAGGGCGGCGCCGCCCTCTGGGAGTCCGCCTCCTCCCGGATCGACTTCCGCTACGTGAGCAGCGCCGACGCCAACTGCACGACGCGCAACAACGCCGTCGTGTTCTCGGTGGAGCCCGTGCAGACCACGCAGTACATCGCCCGCGCCTTCTTCCCCAGCACGCCCGCGCGACAGCAGAACGTCCTCATCGACGACTCGATCTGGAGCGCCGGGGCCTGGACCCCGACCAACGTCCTCGGCCATGAGCTCGGCCACGTCCTCGGGTTCCGTCACGAGCACACCCGGCCGGAGGCGGGCACGTGCTTCGAGGACAACAACTGGCGCCCGCTCACGCCGTACGACTCGTCGTCGATCATGCACTACCCGCAGTGCAACGGCAGTTCGGCCGACCTGTCGATGACCGCCGCCGACCGCGCCGGCGTCGTGTCGCTCTACGGCAACTGA
- a CDS encoding LacI family DNA-binding transcriptional regulator, whose protein sequence is MSPRATIEEVAATAGVSRSTVSRVVNGSTAVSPEALAAVRAAIDELNYVPNRAARSLASRQTHAIALIVPEDTTRFFGDPFFAAIVAGITGALRRSDYLLNLLIASDDPGDKMTSFVRNGAVDGALIVSHHTSDAFVDRIADAVPVVYGGRPVRRGAGDYVVDVDNVAGGRVATQHLVDIGRTRIATISGPLTMVSSTDRVQGFRAALSAAGLTPFAVEEGDYSEASGAEAARRLLAEGRPDAIFVASDLMARGALTALRAAGVRVPEDIAIVGFDDSSVASTTDPPLTTMRQPMYAQGEAMTQVLLSRLAGEDPPRTTILPTELVVRGSA, encoded by the coding sequence ATGTCCCCCCGGGCGACCATCGAAGAGGTCGCGGCGACGGCGGGGGTCTCCCGGTCGACGGTGTCGCGGGTCGTGAACGGCTCGACGGCGGTCAGTCCCGAGGCGCTCGCCGCCGTGCGCGCCGCGATCGACGAACTCAACTACGTGCCCAACCGCGCCGCCCGATCGCTCGCGTCCCGGCAGACGCATGCGATCGCCCTCATCGTCCCGGAGGACACGACGCGCTTCTTCGGCGACCCGTTCTTCGCGGCCATCGTGGCCGGGATCACCGGGGCGCTGCGCCGCTCCGACTATCTGCTGAATCTGCTGATCGCGAGTGATGATCCCGGCGACAAGATGACGAGTTTCGTGCGCAACGGCGCGGTCGACGGCGCGCTCATCGTGTCGCACCACACGAGTGACGCGTTCGTGGACCGGATCGCGGACGCGGTCCCCGTCGTCTACGGCGGACGCCCCGTGCGCCGTGGCGCGGGAGATTACGTGGTGGACGTCGACAACGTCGCGGGCGGCCGGGTCGCCACCCAGCATCTCGTGGACATCGGTCGTACCCGCATCGCCACCATCTCCGGTCCGCTCACGATGGTGTCGTCCACCGACCGCGTCCAGGGCTTCCGCGCCGCGCTCTCCGCGGCCGGGCTCACGCCGTTCGCGGTGGAGGAGGGCGACTACAGCGAGGCGAGCGGCGCTGAGGCGGCCCGGCGGCTGCTGGCGGAGGGGCGGCCCGACGCGATCTTCGTCGCCAGCGACCTCATGGCCCGCGGTGCGCTCACCGCCCTGCGGGCCGCCGGCGTGCGCGTCCCGGAGGACATCGCCATCGTCGGCTTCGACGACTCGTCCGTCGCATCGACCACGGATCCGCCGCTGACGACCATGCGGCAGCCCATGTACGCCCAGGGCGAGGCGATGACGCAGGTGCTGCTGTCCCGGCTCGCGGGAGAGGACCCGCCGCGCACGACGATCCTGCCGACCGAGCTCGTCGTCCGCGGCTCCGCCTGA
- a CDS encoding TetR/AcrR family transcriptional regulator has product MARSDEQNRRARERAREIILQAAIEVFSERGVAGAGIAEITRRAGVAQGLVNYHFGGKDQLIGAVIDRWFETVLGFAQVQGEPDEMLAGIIDGVLGATAFAMPLQRTVLAMQQQPLTHRLFAESEQRHAAGTTAAEDAVRAVFQARGADDPALEEVMLRSTLEGIFVKYCVYGDSYPLEEARRWLHRRYGLPEPATPLPGARPPAPGEPRPRATAALRTDAP; this is encoded by the coding sequence ATGGCGCGATCCGACGAGCAGAACCGTCGCGCACGCGAGCGTGCGCGCGAGATCATCCTCCAGGCGGCGATCGAGGTCTTCAGCGAACGAGGGGTCGCCGGGGCCGGCATCGCCGAGATCACCCGCCGCGCCGGCGTCGCGCAGGGGCTGGTCAACTACCACTTCGGCGGCAAGGATCAGCTCATCGGCGCGGTGATCGACCGCTGGTTCGAGACCGTGCTCGGCTTCGCGCAGGTACAGGGCGAGCCCGACGAGATGCTCGCCGGGATCATCGACGGCGTGCTCGGGGCCACCGCGTTCGCGATGCCCTTGCAGCGCACGGTGCTCGCGATGCAGCAGCAGCCGTTGACGCATCGGCTGTTCGCGGAGTCGGAGCAGCGTCACGCGGCGGGCACCACGGCGGCGGAGGATGCGGTGCGGGCGGTGTTCCAGGCCCGGGGGGCCGACGACCCGGCGCTCGAGGAGGTCATGCTGCGCAGCACGCTCGAGGGGATCTTCGTGAAGTACTGCGTGTACGGCGACTCGTACCCACTCGAGGAGGCGCGGCGCTGGCTGCACCGCCGGTACGGGCTCCCCGAGCCCGCGACCCCGCTGCCGGGAGCGCGGCCTCCGGCGCCCGGCGAGCCGCGACCGCGGGCGACGGCGGCGCTGCGCACCGACGCCCCCTGA
- the purS gene encoding phosphoribosylformylglycinamidine synthase subunit PurS: MPTIVVDVMPKPELLDPQGKAVSGAFARLGVEGFTDVRIGKRFELTVEGEVTDEVLAEARRLADEVLSNSVIEDVVGVEVAE, encoded by the coding sequence ATGCCCACCATCGTCGTCGACGTCATGCCGAAGCCCGAACTGCTCGACCCGCAGGGGAAGGCCGTCTCCGGCGCCTTCGCCCGCCTGGGCGTCGAGGGCTTCACCGACGTCCGCATCGGCAAGCGCTTCGAGCTCACGGTCGAGGGCGAGGTCACCGACGAGGTGCTCGCCGAGGCCCGCCGCCTCGCCGACGAGGTGCTGTCGAACTCCGTGATCGAGGACGTCGTGGGCGTCGAGGTGGCGGAGTGA
- a CDS encoding carbohydrate ABC transporter permease, translated as MTLTAPPAEQQAAASAASDSPPRRSWRTRLSRFDHRASPYFYISPFFLLFGLIGLFPLLYTVWVAVHEWDLLKGEGPFVGLGNFAAILGDGMFWNSIRNTLSIFLLSAIPQLAVALVIAYLLDRGLRTPTFWRMSVLIPFVVTPVAVAIIFSSIFNEADGLANNLLNLVGIADQQWKHDTFLSHIAIAVMVNFRWTGYNALILLAAMQAVPRDLYESAALDGAGAVRRFFAITIPTIRPTLIFVIITATIGGLQIFAEPRLFDVSTAGGIGGSDRQFQTTVLFLWELAFFRRNLGEASAVAILLFLLIVAIGLINFLLSRRIATGDAPKTRAARRRIRPTGKEEAR; from the coding sequence ATGACCCTCACCGCCCCGCCCGCGGAGCAGCAGGCCGCCGCCTCCGCCGCGTCGGATTCCCCGCCGCGCCGCTCCTGGCGCACCCGCCTCTCGCGCTTCGACCACCGCGCGTCGCCGTACTTCTACATCTCCCCGTTCTTCCTCCTGTTCGGCCTCATCGGCCTGTTCCCGCTGCTGTACACGGTGTGGGTCGCGGTGCACGAGTGGGACCTGCTGAAGGGCGAGGGGCCCTTCGTCGGACTCGGCAACTTCGCCGCGATCCTCGGCGACGGCATGTTCTGGAACTCGATCCGGAACACGCTGAGCATCTTCCTGCTCTCGGCCATCCCGCAGCTCGCCGTCGCGTTGGTGATCGCGTACCTGCTGGACCGCGGGCTGCGCACTCCGACGTTCTGGCGGATGAGCGTCCTCATCCCGTTCGTCGTGACGCCGGTGGCCGTGGCCATCATCTTCTCCAGCATCTTCAACGAGGCGGATGGGCTGGCCAACAACCTCCTCAACCTCGTCGGCATCGCCGATCAGCAGTGGAAGCACGACACGTTCCTGTCGCACATCGCGATCGCCGTCATGGTGAACTTCCGCTGGACCGGCTACAACGCCCTCATCCTGCTCGCCGCGATGCAGGCCGTGCCCCGCGATCTCTACGAGTCGGCGGCGCTGGACGGGGCGGGGGCCGTGCGCCGGTTCTTCGCGATCACGATCCCCACGATCCGCCCGACGCTGATCTTCGTCATCATCACGGCGACCATCGGCGGGCTGCAGATCTTCGCCGAACCGCGCCTGTTCGACGTTTCGACCGCCGGCGGCATCGGCGGCAGCGACCGGCAGTTCCAGACCACCGTGCTGTTCCTCTGGGAGCTGGCGTTCTTCCGCCGCAACCTGGGGGAGGCGTCGGCCGTCGCGATCCTGCTCTTCCTGCTCATCGTCGCCATCGGCCTGATCAACTTCCTCCTCTCCCGGCGCATCGCCACGGGAGACGCCCCGAAGACCCGCGCGGCCCGACGCCGCATCCGCCCGACCGGGAAGGAGGAGGCGCGATGA
- a CDS encoding ABC transporter substrate-binding protein gives MNSRARTRILATAAVASVSALALAGCSGNTGGDGDANADEDVTLTITTFGTFGYEDLYEEYEKAHPNVKIEATNIDTGGNARTDAFTKIAAGSGLSDIVAIEEGWLGAIMDVSDTFVDLRDYGIEDRKDDWVDWKYGQATDAEGRVIGYGTDIGPSGICYNGAAFEAAGLPSDRESVAELLNGDWENYFQVGADYTAKTGKAWYDHSGFVWNAMVNQLDEGYYTSDGTLNVEGNKELQERFELLGAATEGGQSAAQTAWDWNGGKSFVDGTFATFVCPGWMLGVVQGQVEAGGGDASTGWDFADVFPGGAANWGGAFLSIPESSAHKEAAAELADWLTQPEQQVKQSAAAGNFPSTVKAQESLAADATPNAFFNDAPTGAILAERAKGVVAQFKGADDSVIQENVFGPALSALDRGETDTQGAWNQAIGLLNDLVG, from the coding sequence GTGAACTCACGTGCCCGCACCCGGATCCTGGCGACAGCCGCCGTGGCATCCGTCTCCGCCCTCGCCCTGGCCGGCTGCTCCGGCAACACCGGCGGCGACGGCGACGCCAACGCCGACGAGGACGTCACGCTGACCATCACCACCTTCGGCACCTTCGGCTACGAAGACCTCTACGAGGAGTACGAGAAGGCGCACCCGAACGTGAAGATCGAGGCGACCAACATCGACACCGGCGGCAACGCCCGCACCGACGCCTTCACCAAGATCGCCGCCGGCTCCGGCCTCAGCGACATCGTCGCGATCGAGGAGGGCTGGCTCGGCGCCATCATGGACGTCTCCGACACCTTCGTCGACCTGCGCGACTACGGCATCGAGGACCGCAAGGACGACTGGGTCGACTGGAAGTACGGCCAGGCCACCGACGCCGAGGGGCGCGTGATCGGCTACGGCACCGACATCGGCCCGAGCGGCATCTGCTACAACGGCGCCGCCTTCGAGGCTGCGGGGCTGCCCAGCGACCGCGAGTCGGTCGCCGAGCTCCTCAACGGCGACTGGGAGAACTACTTCCAGGTCGGCGCCGACTACACGGCCAAGACCGGCAAGGCCTGGTACGACCACTCCGGCTTCGTCTGGAACGCCATGGTCAACCAGCTCGACGAGGGGTACTACACGTCCGACGGCACGCTCAACGTCGAGGGCAACAAGGAGCTGCAGGAGCGCTTCGAGCTGCTCGGCGCCGCGACCGAAGGCGGCCAGTCCGCCGCGCAGACCGCGTGGGACTGGAACGGCGGCAAGTCGTTCGTCGACGGCACCTTCGCGACCTTCGTCTGCCCCGGGTGGATGCTCGGTGTCGTGCAGGGCCAGGTCGAGGCCGGCGGCGGCGACGCGTCGACCGGCTGGGACTTCGCGGATGTCTTCCCCGGAGGCGCGGCCAACTGGGGCGGCGCATTCCTCTCGATCCCGGAGTCGTCGGCGCACAAGGAGGCCGCGGCCGAGCTCGCCGACTGGCTGACGCAGCCCGAGCAGCAGGTGAAGCAGTCCGCCGCCGCGGGCAACTTCCCGTCGACGGTCAAGGCGCAGGAGTCCCTCGCCGCGGACGCCACGCCCAACGCGTTCTTCAATGACGCCCCGACCGGTGCCATCCTCGCCGAGCGGGCGAAGGGCGTGGTCGCGCAGTTCAAGGGCGCCGATGACTCGGTGATCCAGGAGAACGTGTTCGGCCCGGCGCTGAGCGCGCTCGACCGCGGTGAGACCGACACGCAAGGTGCCTGGAACCAGGCGATCGGCCTGCTGAACGACCTCGTCGGCTGA
- a CDS encoding NRAMP family divalent metal transporter: MSEQSAPALTPEDEARAAHAKKRAGRSAVIGAIFLMATSAIGPGFITQTATFTAQMGAAFAFAILVSILVDIAVQLNIWRMITSSGKRAGELANSAIPFSGHVIAVLVVIGGLAFNIGNIAGGGLGLNALLGIDPKIGGALTAALAIIIFLVKKAGKVMDIVLIVLGIGMIVMTLVVALIAQPPVGDALRQTFVPDQLNFATITTIVGGTVGGYITYSGAHRYLDSGHVGPQYAKPVMRAAANGILVTGIMRYVLFLAILGVVASGVALDLSSQAANPAGQAFGAVLGDAGLRIFGAIFWAAAISSVIGAAYTSATFLSTFTAKLRGGWPLQLATVAFIVVSLGVYLAIGTAPAAILVFVGGFNGLILPIGLTVFMYIGWFRRDLLGDRKYPMWLLIAGTVVTALTWYMGAVSIGPIFAFLGIGA, translated from the coding sequence ATGTCCGAGCAGTCCGCCCCCGCCCTCACCCCCGAGGACGAAGCCCGCGCCGCCCACGCGAAGAAGCGCGCCGGCCGCAGTGCCGTCATCGGCGCAATCTTCCTCATGGCGACCAGCGCCATCGGCCCCGGCTTCATCACCCAGACCGCGACGTTCACCGCGCAGATGGGGGCGGCGTTCGCCTTCGCCATCCTCGTGTCGATCCTCGTCGACATCGCCGTGCAGCTGAACATCTGGCGCATGATCACCTCGTCCGGCAAGCGCGCCGGCGAGCTCGCCAACAGCGCCATCCCGTTCTCCGGCCACGTCATCGCCGTGCTCGTCGTCATCGGCGGGCTCGCGTTCAACATCGGCAACATCGCCGGCGGCGGGCTCGGCCTCAACGCGCTGCTCGGGATCGACCCGAAGATCGGCGGCGCGCTCACCGCGGCCCTCGCCATCATCATCTTCCTCGTCAAGAAGGCCGGGAAGGTGATGGACATCGTGCTCATCGTCCTCGGTATCGGGATGATCGTGATGACCCTCGTCGTCGCCCTCATCGCCCAGCCGCCCGTCGGCGACGCCCTGCGGCAGACCTTCGTGCCCGACCAGCTCAACTTCGCCACCATCACCACCATCGTCGGCGGCACGGTCGGCGGCTACATCACCTACTCCGGCGCGCACCGCTACCTCGACTCCGGCCACGTGGGCCCGCAGTACGCGAAGCCCGTCATGCGCGCCGCGGCCAACGGCATCCTCGTGACCGGCATCATGCGCTACGTGCTGTTCCTCGCGATCCTCGGCGTCGTGGCCTCCGGGGTGGCGCTCGACCTCTCCTCGCAGGCCGCCAACCCGGCCGGGCAGGCGTTCGGTGCGGTGCTCGGCGACGCCGGCCTGCGGATCTTCGGCGCGATCTTCTGGGCCGCCGCGATCAGCTCGGTCATCGGTGCCGCGTACACCTCGGCGACCTTCCTGTCGACCTTCACCGCGAAGCTCCGCGGCGGCTGGCCGCTGCAGCTCGCCACGGTCGCGTTCATCGTCGTGTCCCTCGGCGTCTACCTCGCGATCGGCACGGCCCCGGCCGCGATCCTCGTGTTCGTCGGCGGCTTCAACGGCCTTATCCTCCCCATCGGCCTGACGGTGTTCATGTACATCGGCTGGTTCCGCCGCGACCTGCTCGGCGACCGCAAGTACCCGATGTGGCTGCTCATCGCGGGCACGGTCGTGACCGCCCTCACCTGGTACATGGGCGCCGTCTCGATCGGCCCCATCTTCGCCTTCCTCGGAATCGGAGCGTGA
- a CDS encoding adenine phosphoribosyltransferase: MPEATLSPALTRAESLIRSIPDYPEPGIIFRDITPLLADAEALRATTEAIIEPFAGQFDVVAGIEARGFILAGAAAIAAGVGLIPIRKAGKLPRPAASVDYALEYGTATIEMHDDLPAGSRVLLIDDVLATGGTLAAGRQLVERLGSHVAGISVLFEIDGLGGREAIGDLHTVFHS, translated from the coding sequence GTGCCCGAAGCCACACTCTCCCCTGCCCTCACCCGCGCCGAATCCCTGATCCGCAGCATCCCGGACTACCCGGAGCCCGGCATCATCTTCCGCGACATCACGCCGCTCCTCGCCGATGCCGAGGCCCTCCGTGCGACGACCGAGGCGATCATCGAGCCCTTCGCGGGCCAGTTCGACGTGGTGGCGGGCATCGAGGCGCGCGGATTCATCCTCGCCGGCGCGGCCGCCATCGCCGCGGGCGTCGGGCTCATCCCCATCCGCAAAGCGGGCAAGCTCCCGCGCCCGGCGGCGTCCGTCGACTACGCCCTCGAGTACGGCACGGCGACCATCGAGATGCACGACGATCTGCCCGCCGGATCCCGCGTCCTCCTCATCGACGACGTGCTCGCCACGGGCGGCACCCTCGCCGCCGGGCGGCAGCTCGTCGAGCGCCTGGGCAGCCACGTCGCCGGCATCTCGGTCCTGTTCGAGATCGACGGCCTCGGCGGCCGCGAGGCGATCGGCGACCTCCACACGGTCTTCCACTCCTGA
- a CDS encoding carbohydrate ABC transporter permease has product MTATQALSVPERIRRRRGAASGSAGLGSRPGFLTYGLLAAFIIGGAYPLWWSFVVASGTNATRGETLPLIPGGNFLANAAKVFDAIPFWLALGNSFLISAIITISVVTFSTLAGYAFAKLRFRGRDGLMVFVIATMAIPTQLGIIPLFMLMRELGWTGTIGAVIVPTLVTAFGVFFMRQYLVDVIPDELIEAARVDGANQSRTFLTVGVPAARPAMAILGLFTFMTAWTDYLWPLIVLSPQNPTLQTALSQLQSGYYIDYSIVLAGAVLATLPLLVLFVLAGRQLVSGIMAGAVKG; this is encoded by the coding sequence ATGACCGCCACCCAAGCCCTCAGCGTGCCGGAGCGCATCCGCCGCCGGCGCGGTGCCGCGAGCGGGAGTGCCGGCCTCGGCAGCCGCCCCGGGTTCCTCACCTACGGACTCCTCGCGGCCTTCATCATCGGCGGCGCCTACCCGCTGTGGTGGTCGTTCGTCGTCGCGAGCGGGACGAACGCCACGCGCGGTGAGACCCTGCCCCTCATCCCCGGCGGCAACTTCCTCGCGAACGCGGCGAAGGTGTTCGACGCGATCCCGTTCTGGCTCGCGCTCGGCAACTCGTTCCTCATCTCGGCGATCATCACGATCTCCGTCGTGACGTTCTCGACCCTCGCCGGTTACGCGTTCGCGAAGCTGCGGTTCCGCGGACGCGACGGTCTCATGGTGTTCGTGATCGCGACCATGGCGATCCCCACGCAGCTCGGCATCATCCCGCTGTTCATGCTGATGCGCGAACTGGGCTGGACCGGCACGATCGGTGCGGTCATCGTGCCCACCCTCGTCACCGCGTTCGGGGTGTTCTTCATGCGGCAGTACCTCGTGGACGTGATCCCGGACGAGCTCATCGAGGCCGCCAGGGTCGACGGCGCGAACCAGTCCCGCACCTTCCTCACCGTCGGGGTGCCCGCGGCGCGGCCGGCCATGGCGATCCTCGGACTCTTCACGTTCATGACCGCCTGGACCGACTACCTCTGGCCCCTGATCGTGCTCTCCCCCCAGAACCCGACGCTGCAGACGGCGCTCAGCCAGCTGCAGTCCGGGTACTACATCGACTACTCGATCGTGCTCGCCGGCGCGGTGCTCGCGACCCTTCCGCTCCTCGTGCTCTTCGTGCTCGCGGGCCGGCAGCTGGTCAGTGGCATCATGGCGGGCGCGGTGAAAGGATGA
- a CDS encoding GH1 family beta-glucosidase: MTRAFPSDFLFGAATAAYQIEGAAFEDGRTASIWDAFCRVPGVVVGGDDGDVACDHYHRSPQDVALMKQLGLQTYRFSTSWSRVRPDGGAVNRAGVDFYNRLVDELLAADILPWLTLYHWDMPQALQEVGGWTNRDAVDRFLEYAGTMHDALGDRVDVWTTLNEPWCSSFLSYTGGEHAPGHTSVAEGLLASHHLLLAHGATVRELRGRDASLNLGITLNHTVADPADPQNPADVDAARRLDGQFNRWFLDPIYRGAYPADTVEDIRAVDPDAVARFEAAVHDGDLETIAQPIDTQGVNYYHGDLVSGTGPDDATVSSGPETAHVTRSPYPSHEGIHAVERGLPRTAQGWEVQPEGLTRLLQRLWTEYAEPAGVVLSVTENGAAYDDTVVEEGGEKRVPDADRTAFLRAHLDAVLDARDSGVDVRGYFYWSLFDNFEWAWGYDKRFGIVRVDYDTQERTVKDSGREYARIIAARSL, from the coding sequence ATGACGCGTGCCTTCCCCTCGGACTTCCTCTTCGGCGCGGCGACCGCGGCCTACCAGATCGAGGGGGCCGCCTTCGAGGACGGACGGACGGCGTCCATCTGGGATGCCTTCTGCCGGGTGCCCGGGGTCGTGGTCGGCGGCGACGACGGGGATGTGGCGTGCGACCACTACCACCGGTCTCCGCAGGACGTGGCCCTCATGAAGCAGCTCGGTCTGCAGACGTACCGCTTCTCCACCTCGTGGTCGCGGGTGCGCCCCGACGGCGGCGCGGTCAACCGGGCCGGGGTCGACTTCTACAACCGCCTCGTCGACGAGCTCCTCGCGGCCGACATCCTGCCGTGGCTCACGCTGTACCACTGGGACATGCCGCAGGCCCTGCAGGAAGTCGGCGGCTGGACGAACCGCGACGCCGTCGACCGCTTCCTGGAGTACGCGGGCACGATGCACGACGCCCTCGGTGACCGGGTGGACGTGTGGACGACCCTGAACGAGCCGTGGTGCTCGTCCTTCCTCTCCTACACCGGAGGCGAGCACGCGCCAGGGCACACGAGCGTCGCCGAGGGGCTGCTGGCCTCGCACCACCTGCTGCTCGCACACGGCGCGACGGTGCGGGAGCTCCGCGGTCGTGACGCCTCCCTCAACCTCGGCATCACGCTGAACCACACGGTGGCCGACCCCGCCGACCCGCAGAACCCTGCGGATGTCGACGCGGCCCGGCGGCTGGACGGCCAGTTCAACCGCTGGTTCCTCGACCCCATCTACCGTGGCGCCTACCCCGCCGACACCGTGGAGGACATCCGCGCGGTGGACCCGGACGCGGTCGCGCGGTTCGAGGCGGCGGTGCACGACGGCGACCTCGAGACCATCGCGCAGCCCATCGACACGCAGGGCGTGAACTACTACCACGGCGATCTCGTGTCCGGCACGGGCCCCGACGACGCCACCGTGTCGAGCGGTCCGGAGACGGCGCACGTGACCCGGAGTCCGTATCCCTCGCACGAGGGCATCCACGCGGTCGAGCGCGGGCTGCCGCGGACCGCCCAGGGCTGGGAGGTCCAGCCGGAGGGGCTCACGCGACTGCTGCAGCGGCTCTGGACCGAGTACGCCGAGCCCGCGGGCGTGGTGCTCTCGGTGACCGAGAACGGCGCGGCCTACGACGACACCGTCGTGGAGGAAGGCGGCGAGAAGCGGGTGCCCGATGCCGACCGCACCGCGTTCCTCCGCGCGCACCTCGACGCCGTCCTGGACGCCAGGGACAGTGGCGTGGACGTCCGCGGCTACTTCTACTGGTCCCTGTTCGACAACTTCGAGTGGGCGTGGGGGTACGACAAGCGCTTCGGGATCGTCCGCGTGGACTACGACACCCAGGAGCGGACGGTCAAGGATTCCGGCCGCGAGTACGCCCGCATCATCGCCGCCCGGTCGCTCTGA
- a CDS encoding GntR family transcriptional regulator produces MNQQGPLADVLRQRIIDGDVAPGSRLSESALAESFDVSRNTLREAFRVLAEQGLVAHVPHRGVSVASPSIADVIDIYRARRVIECTALRQSEPEHPAVQRMTDAVAAAEAAVAGVSADDTSAWRAVGSANMAFHVALVDLADSPRLARTYRNVAAELRLAFLKIDDPRALHEPFVRKNRAVLDTFLSRGAEAGAAELERYLVQSERVVLGAFARMHLD; encoded by the coding sequence ATGAACCAGCAGGGCCCGCTCGCCGACGTGCTCCGTCAGCGCATCATCGACGGCGACGTCGCCCCGGGTTCCCGGCTGTCCGAGTCGGCGCTGGCCGAGAGCTTCGACGTCTCGCGCAACACGCTGCGCGAGGCCTTCCGGGTGCTCGCGGAGCAGGGCCTCGTCGCCCATGTCCCGCACCGCGGGGTGTCGGTCGCCTCCCCCTCGATCGCCGACGTCATCGACATCTACCGCGCGCGCCGGGTCATCGAGTGCACGGCTCTCCGGCAGTCCGAACCCGAGCATCCCGCCGTGCAGCGCATGACCGACGCGGTCGCCGCCGCCGAAGCCGCCGTGGCCGGGGTCTCGGCCGACGACACCTCCGCCTGGCGCGCGGTCGGCAGCGCGAACATGGCGTTCCACGTCGCCCTGGTCGACCTCGCCGACAGCCCGCGCCTGGCCCGCACCTACCGGAACGTCGCCGCGGAACTCCGGCTCGCCTTCCTCAAGATCGACGACCCCCGCGCGCTGCACGAGCCGTTCGTGCGCAAGAACCGTGCGGTCCTCGACACCTTCCTCTCCCGGGGCGCCGAGGCGGGCGCGGCGGAGCTGGAGCGCTACCTCGTGCAGTCGGAGCGCGTCGTGCTCGGGGCGTTCGCCCGCATGCATCTGGACTGA